Proteins encoded within one genomic window of Spirulina major PCC 6313:
- a CDS encoding PD-(D/E)XK nuclease family protein, whose protein sequence is MAYSDLLRLSQGQLNTFTQCPRRYQYTYHEQLGRPLDPNRQESLTWGSQFHTLMQQRELGLPVEGMFGPDDPLGVTYQALLAKLPELRESDPNVVREAEHRRVLQWPDVVLTVVYDLLLVTAHEATILDWKTYRDLPPREQVEQNWQTKLYPYVLAATSDYTPEQITMTYWIVGDAENVRSHTFPYSTAAYLATQNELRHIVAQLLTAEEQYRNDNAPFAQVPEAKGLCRRCPFVQCCERQETTTFAPTQWREMIHNSPDI, encoded by the coding sequence ATGGCATATTCTGACCTATTGCGCCTGTCTCAAGGCCAACTCAACACCTTCACCCAATGTCCCCGCCGGTATCAATACACCTACCATGAGCAATTGGGACGGCCCCTTGATCCCAATCGCCAGGAGAGTTTGACCTGGGGAAGTCAGTTCCACACCCTGATGCAGCAGCGGGAGTTGGGGCTACCGGTGGAGGGGATGTTTGGGCCCGATGATCCCCTCGGTGTGACCTATCAGGCGTTGTTGGCGAAGCTGCCGGAACTGCGGGAGTCCGATCCGAATGTTGTCCGGGAGGCGGAACACCGCCGGGTTTTGCAGTGGCCCGATGTGGTGTTGACGGTGGTGTATGACCTGCTGCTGGTGACGGCACACGAGGCGACGATTCTGGACTGGAAGACCTATCGGGATCTGCCGCCTCGTGAACAGGTGGAGCAGAATTGGCAAACGAAGCTCTATCCCTATGTGTTGGCGGCTACGTCGGACTATACACCGGAACAGATTACGATGACCTATTGGATTGTGGGGGATGCGGAGAATGTGCGATCGCACACCTTCCCCTACAGCACCGCTGCTTATCTCGCCACCCAGAACGAACTTCGCCACATCGTTGCCCAGTTGCTCACCGCCGAGGAGCAGTACCGTAACGACAATGCTCCCTTTGCGCAAGTGCCGGAAGCGAAGGGCCTGTGTCGTCGTTGCCCCTTTGTCCAATGTTGCGAACGTCAAGAAACCACAACATTTGCCCCCACCCAATGGCGAGAAATGATTCATAATAGTCCAGATATCTGA
- a CDS encoding TspO/MBR family protein: MEIPAWLIIAGVGIAIAGSMSRLSLRDVQWFMRLRRPPWLTFERFIPLIWITILICGGWSAYLVWQTIPGTAQAWQLMAGYLLLEVVIMAYTPVMCRCRRLLIGVAIGGFGVVVGVGLTIVTWPISPWSGGLLLPYLLWSPIGTWVTWKMVALNPGQG; the protein is encoded by the coding sequence ATGGAAATCCCGGCTTGGTTAATCATCGCGGGGGTGGGGATTGCGATCGCCGGCAGCATGAGTCGGCTTTCCCTGCGGGATGTCCAGTGGTTCATGCGCCTGCGCCGTCCCCCTTGGCTCACCTTTGAACGCTTCATTCCCCTGATTTGGATCACGATTTTAATTTGTGGCGGCTGGTCGGCCTATCTCGTTTGGCAAACCATCCCCGGCACGGCCCAGGCCTGGCAACTCATGGCCGGATATCTGTTGCTCGAAGTCGTCATTATGGCCTACACCCCGGTGATGTGTCGCTGTCGGCGGCTCCTCATTGGGGTTGCCATTGGGGGCTTTGGGGTCGTGGTGGGGGTGGGTTTAACCATTGTGACCTGGCCGATCTCCCCGTGGAGCGGTGGGTTACTCCTGCCCTATCTGCTCTGGAGTCCTATCGGCACTTGGGTGACCTGGAAAATGGTGGCCCTCAATCCCGGTCAAGGTTAG
- the glmU gene encoding bifunctional UDP-N-acetylglucosamine diphosphorylase/glucosamine-1-phosphate N-acetyltransferase GlmU, with product MVAVAILAAGRGTRMKSDLPKVLHTLGGKSLVERVLQSCRAVEPTRQLVIVGYQSDRVRTTLEHLPGIEFVEQSEQLGTGHAIQQLLGPLADLDDDLLVLNGDVPLLRPETIATLLQTHRTHRNSATLLTAQLVNPKGYGRVFCDGENYVQQIIEDRDCTEAQRQNPRINAGVYCFHWPQLAAILPKLSNENDQQEYYLTDVFAMMAQVMAVDVEDSQEITGINDRRQLAQAADMLQGRIKDDWMRAGVTLINPDSITIDDTVTLAPDVVIEPQTHLRGNTVIAAGCRIGPSSLIENSQIGENVTVMYSVITDSTVAAATRIGPYAHLRGHVELGQGCRIGNFVELKQTQVGEKTNIAHLSYLGNAILGDRVNIGAGTITANYDGVNKHQTIIGNGCKTGSNSVLVAPLVLGEQVTIAAGSTVTEDVGDDALVIARSRQVVKSGWRLSSDSSQ from the coding sequence ATGGTAGCGGTAGCAATTTTGGCAGCCGGGCGCGGCACACGCATGAAGTCAGATTTACCTAAGGTACTCCATACCTTGGGCGGCAAAAGTTTAGTGGAACGGGTGTTACAAAGTTGTCGTGCGGTGGAACCAACGCGGCAATTGGTGATCGTGGGGTATCAGAGCGATCGCGTCCGCACCACCCTTGAGCATTTGCCGGGGATCGAATTCGTCGAGCAATCCGAACAACTCGGCACCGGCCACGCCATCCAGCAACTTCTCGGCCCCCTTGCAGATCTAGACGATGATCTCCTCGTCCTCAATGGTGACGTGCCCCTCCTCCGCCCCGAAACCATTGCCACCCTCCTCCAGACCCACCGCACCCACCGCAACAGCGCCACCCTCCTCACCGCCCAACTCGTCAACCCCAAAGGCTACGGGCGCGTGTTTTGCGATGGCGAAAACTACGTTCAACAGATCATCGAAGACCGGGACTGCACCGAGGCCCAGCGCCAAAACCCCCGCATCAATGCCGGGGTCTACTGCTTCCACTGGCCCCAACTGGCCGCCATTTTGCCCAAACTTTCCAACGAAAATGATCAACAGGAATATTACCTGACGGATGTGTTTGCGATGATGGCGCAAGTGATGGCCGTTGATGTGGAGGATAGCCAAGAAATTACCGGGATTAACGATCGCCGTCAGCTAGCCCAGGCCGCCGATATGCTCCAAGGGCGGATTAAAGACGATTGGATGCGGGCGGGCGTGACCTTGATTAACCCCGACAGCATCACCATTGACGACACGGTCACCCTTGCCCCCGATGTGGTGATCGAACCCCAAACCCATCTCCGGGGCAACACGGTGATCGCCGCAGGCTGTCGGATTGGCCCCAGCAGTTTGATTGAAAATAGCCAGATTGGCGAGAATGTGACGGTGATGTATTCCGTGATTACCGATAGCACCGTGGCGGCGGCAACGCGGATCGGCCCCTATGCCCATTTGCGGGGTCATGTGGAATTAGGCCAAGGCTGCCGGATTGGGAATTTTGTCGAACTGAAGCAGACCCAGGTGGGCGAGAAAACGAACATCGCCCATTTGTCCTATCTGGGCAATGCAATCCTGGGCGATCGCGTCAACATCGGCGCAGGGACAATCACCGCCAACTATGACGGCGTGAACAAACACCAAACCATTATCGGCAATGGCTGTAAAACGGGGTCGAATTCTGTCCTCGTCGCGCCCTTGGTTTTGGGGGAACAGGTGACGATCGCGGCCGGTTCGACGGTTACCGAAGATGTGGGCGACGATGCCCTCGTGATCGCCCGCAGTCGGCAAGTGGTCAAATCCGGCTGGCGTTTGTCGTCGGACTCATCACAGTGA